One window of the Arthrobacter sp. D5-1 genome contains the following:
- a CDS encoding shikimate kinase yields the protein MAVGKSAIGQQLAQQLGLPFVDTDAVVVAAHGSIADIFAGRGEHAFREIEARAVAKSIENAKVQPAIISLGGGAVLDSGTQQLLEECTVVYLECDAETVADRIARNTGRPLLKGDAMTRWEALFATRRPVYERLADIVMDVRSGSVAEIGLQLEERLRQYAALKEEVEK from the coding sequence ATGGCTGTTGGTAAGTCGGCCATTGGCCAGCAGTTGGCCCAGCAGTTGGGGCTCCCGTTCGTGGATACCGACGCTGTGGTGGTCGCTGCCCACGGCAGTATCGCGGATATTTTCGCGGGGCGCGGAGAGCACGCCTTCCGTGAAATTGAAGCCCGGGCAGTCGCGAAGTCCATCGAGAATGCCAAGGTTCAGCCCGCCATTATTTCTCTGGGCGGGGGAGCGGTCCTGGACTCCGGAACCCAGCAACTGCTGGAAGAATGCACGGTGGTCTACCTCGAATGTGACGCGGAGACCGTTGCCGATCGCATCGCGCGCAACACTGGCAGGCCATTGCTGAAGGGTGATGCGATGACGCGGTGGGAAGCATTGTTCGCTACGAGGCGTCCTGTCTATGAGCGTCTCGCGGACATCGTCATGGACGTCCGTTCAGGATCCGTGGCGGAAATCGGCCTCCAGTTGGAGGAGCGGCTGCGCCAGTATGCAGCCTTGAAAGAGGAAGTTGAAAAGTGA